One Edaphobacter flagellatus genomic region harbors:
- a CDS encoding 7-carboxy-7-deazaguanine synthase QueE, producing the protein MHLIELYKSVQGESSFAGLPCIFVRLAGCNLRCSWCDSEYTFSGGKPFTEDEVVAQIEALAPCKLVEFTGGEPMLQARELLPLMERLLASGYTLMMETSGERPLADVPKAVHKIVDVKCPGAGAAANSFRRENLDALTSRDEVKFVISDHADYEFARDFIREHALEKKAGQILLSPAFQKTPSPLRTADNMALDPRKLVDWMLEDGLPARLSLQIHKFIWEPQKKGV; encoded by the coding sequence ATGCATCTGATTGAGCTGTACAAATCCGTACAGGGCGAATCGTCCTTCGCCGGCCTGCCGTGCATCTTTGTGCGACTTGCCGGATGCAACCTGCGCTGCTCGTGGTGCGACTCGGAGTACACCTTCTCCGGCGGCAAGCCGTTTACTGAGGACGAAGTCGTCGCTCAGATTGAAGCCCTGGCGCCATGCAAACTGGTGGAGTTCACTGGCGGCGAGCCGATGCTGCAGGCACGCGAACTGCTGCCCCTCATGGAGCGTCTTCTCGCCTCAGGTTACACGCTCATGATGGAAACCTCCGGCGAGCGCCCGCTGGCCGATGTTCCCAAGGCTGTGCACAAGATCGTCGATGTAAAGTGTCCTGGTGCTGGGGCTGCCGCGAACTCGTTTCGCAGGGAGAACCTCGACGCGCTGACGAGCCGGGATGAGGTCAAGTTCGTGATCAGCGATCACGCCGATTATGAATTTGCGCGCGACTTTATCCGCGAGCATGCACTGGAGAAAAAAGCCGGACAGATACTACTCTCGCCCGCATTTCAGAAGACCCCGAGCCCGCTGCGCACCGCCGACAACATGGCGCTCGACCCGCGCAAGCTGGTGGACTGGATGCTCGAAGATGGACTTCCCGCACGGCTTTCATTGCAGATTCACAAGTTCATCTGGGAGCCGCAAAAGAAGGGCGTCTGA
- the mctP gene encoding monocarboxylate uptake permease MctP: protein MHTTALAVFCLFFVLVTLAGFWAARWRRPEAGIASLEEWGLAGRSFGTWITWFLVGGDLYTAYTVIAVPAALYGAGAMGFFALPYAIITYPYMMVVLPRLWRVCHRHGYVTFADFIRGRFGNRWLTLAIALTGILALMPYIALQLVGMRVVISSMGLHGEWPLAAAFIILAAYTYSSGLRAPAVIAIVKDVMLYIMVIAALIVIPIKLGGYAHVFAMANQALAKHTPPGTINLKPTQFLGYSTLAIGSALALMLYPHTATAVLSAKSPNVVRRNAAMMPAYSFLLGLVALLGYLALAAGIDATKDTSSAVPQLFLKSFPEWFAGFCLAAVAIGALVPAAIMSIAASNLFTRNIYGELTGRKMLPHQESNMAKVVSLVVKFGALVFVLWLPTPYAIEMQLLGGIWICQMVPSIVIGVFTRWFNPWALVIGWAAGMASGTAMAAALGLKSSVYPLHLPAWLGGTWAMYAAVPALLLNLGLAVVFTLLFRAVGVRGGEDTTDASAYIG from the coding sequence TTGCATACCACTGCGCTGGCCGTCTTCTGCCTCTTCTTTGTTCTGGTCACACTGGCAGGCTTCTGGGCAGCTCGATGGCGCAGGCCTGAGGCGGGCATAGCTTCTCTGGAAGAGTGGGGGCTGGCAGGTCGCAGCTTTGGCACGTGGATTACGTGGTTTCTCGTCGGCGGGGATCTTTACACGGCTTATACCGTCATTGCTGTTCCTGCTGCTCTCTACGGAGCTGGCGCGATGGGTTTCTTCGCGCTTCCATACGCGATCATTACGTATCCCTACATGATGGTGGTGCTGCCGCGCCTGTGGCGTGTGTGTCATCGGCATGGTTATGTCACTTTCGCAGACTTCATTCGCGGGCGCTTCGGCAACCGCTGGCTTACGCTGGCGATTGCTCTGACGGGCATCCTGGCGCTGATGCCATATATTGCATTGCAGCTGGTGGGCATGCGCGTCGTGATCTCATCCATGGGGCTGCATGGCGAGTGGCCGCTGGCGGCTGCATTCATCATCCTCGCTGCGTACACCTATTCGAGCGGACTGCGTGCGCCTGCCGTAATCGCCATCGTCAAGGACGTGATGCTCTACATCATGGTGATTGCCGCACTGATCGTCATACCGATCAAGCTGGGCGGTTATGCTCACGTCTTCGCAATGGCCAATCAGGCGCTGGCGAAGCATACGCCTCCGGGCACGATTAACCTCAAGCCGACGCAGTTTCTTGGCTATTCGACGCTGGCCATCGGCTCGGCGCTGGCTCTGATGCTCTACCCACATACGGCTACTGCCGTGCTCTCGGCAAAGAGCCCTAATGTGGTTCGCCGTAATGCAGCGATGATGCCGGCGTATAGCTTCCTGCTTGGTCTAGTAGCTCTGCTGGGATATCTGGCCTTGGCAGCCGGCATCGATGCAACGAAGGATACAAGCTCCGCTGTTCCGCAGCTGTTCTTGAAATCGTTCCCGGAGTGGTTCGCGGGCTTTTGCCTGGCTGCGGTCGCCATCGGCGCGCTGGTACCCGCGGCGATTATGTCGATTGCTGCGTCGAACCTGTTCACACGCAATATCTATGGCGAATTGACTGGCCGCAAGATGCTCCCGCACCAGGAGTCGAACATGGCGAAGGTCGTCTCGCTGGTGGTGAAGTTTGGCGCGCTGGTCTTTGTGTTGTGGCTGCCTACACCGTATGCAATTGAGATGCAGTTGCTGGGAGGCATCTGGATCTGCCAGATGGTTCCGTCGATTGTGATCGGCGTGTTCACTCGCTGGTTCAATCCGTGGGCTCTGGTTATTGGGTGGGCGGCAGGCATGGCTTCTGGAACAGCGATGGCTGCCGCGCTTGGGCTCAAAAGCTCGGTCTACCCGCTTCATCTTCCAGCTTGGCTGGGAGGAACCTGGGCGATGTACGCGGCTGTGCCAGCTCTGCTACTGAATCTTGGGCTTGCCGTTGTGTTCACACTGCTGTTCCGCGCAGTGGGAGTTCGCGGCGGCGAAGATACAACGGACGCTTCGGCTTATATTGGGTAA
- a CDS encoding DUF1440 domain-containing protein: MTKTRTRSLVKGALAGLIGGIAGAAAKKAAEKFYPPSSRHESTSSLMARRMTNRKLSEKQKRVAESSLHLGMGAAAGAAYGAAAEVYPAATAKQGASFGMALVALSHDSPLSALGLTAGAAEQTSRERTSEVASYVVYGVVTELVRRIVRRAID, encoded by the coding sequence GTGACGAAAACACGAACGAGATCCCTGGTAAAGGGCGCGCTTGCCGGATTGATCGGCGGTATTGCCGGTGCTGCGGCTAAGAAGGCTGCAGAAAAATTTTATCCACCAAGCAGCAGGCATGAGAGTACCTCGTCTTTGATGGCACGCAGGATGACGAATCGAAAGCTTTCGGAAAAGCAGAAGCGCGTCGCAGAAAGCTCGCTTCACCTTGGGATGGGAGCAGCAGCAGGTGCAGCTTACGGAGCAGCAGCTGAAGTCTATCCCGCAGCTACGGCAAAGCAGGGAGCGAGCTTTGGCATGGCCCTGGTGGCATTGAGTCATGACAGCCCGCTCTCGGCGCTGGGGCTTACCGCTGGAGCTGCGGAGCAGACCAGTCGTGAGCGAACCAGCGAGGTCGCTTCCTATGTCGTCTACGGGGTCGTCACAGAGTTAGTCCGGCGAATCGTGCGTCGTGCCATCGACTAA
- a CDS encoding ATP-dependent DNA helicase produces MQPPPLEPGERLPSLHDFFAPGGILSRSSLNFEHRKGQYEMARAVEQAFKDKRHLIVEAGTGTGKTLAYLLPALRKARDQQQRIIVSTGTKNLQEQLYFKDIPFLESLLGPLKVCYMKGRGNYLCRHKLYALRDNPLLNGLEEIEQFHHIAAWEKTTETGDRAEIDALPETSALWPKLDARTEACLGQSCPDWERCFITAMRRKALESEIVIVNHHLFFADLSIKQQAGNAPDAGILPEAAAVIFDEAHELEEVASNYFGIGLSTSRIDELVRDTEMMLRARQASTSAIESACSTLQNRSRMFFGALPGETSGAGRMPFLNRADFLEESGDYYTATLNALTRLEGELERVKNVEESQGLRKRTADIRSHLNFLLESTDHNTVFWIERRALGGVRNLARSHGHALNTHLQATPIDVSELLATTLFANYSSVILTSATLTVSGGFEHIRKRLGLNPARELIVPSHFQYERQALLYLPPTMPDPREPDFTDRAAERIRRVLEISQGRAFCLFTSYTQMRTIYERMCQELPYPLLLHGTAPRHVLVQQFRETPNAVLFGTSSFWQGVDVQGEQLSCVIIDRLPFAVPTDPIVEARMRAIEENGGKPFFDYQVPNAVITLKQGFGRLIRSLGDRGVLMLLDPRVRRQRYGRIFLDSLPPYRLTEEITDVEAFFRPDAIK; encoded by the coding sequence ATGCAGCCCCCGCCGCTCGAGCCCGGAGAGCGCCTGCCGTCGCTACACGACTTCTTCGCGCCAGGCGGCATTCTCTCTCGCTCCTCACTCAACTTCGAGCACCGCAAAGGCCAGTACGAGATGGCGCGCGCCGTCGAACAGGCCTTCAAAGACAAGCGCCACCTTATCGTCGAAGCAGGTACAGGAACCGGCAAGACGCTCGCCTATCTTCTGCCCGCACTCAGAAAAGCGCGCGACCAGCAGCAGCGCATCATCGTCTCGACCGGCACGAAAAATCTTCAGGAACAGCTCTACTTCAAGGACATTCCGTTCCTCGAATCATTGCTCGGACCGCTGAAGGTCTGCTACATGAAAGGCCGCGGCAACTATCTCTGCCGCCATAAACTCTACGCTCTGCGCGACAATCCGCTGCTCAACGGCCTCGAGGAAATCGAGCAGTTCCATCACATCGCTGCTTGGGAGAAGACGACCGAGACAGGCGACCGAGCAGAGATCGACGCTCTGCCCGAAACCTCCGCGCTGTGGCCCAAGCTCGACGCCCGCACCGAGGCCTGCCTCGGCCAGAGCTGCCCTGACTGGGAGCGCTGCTTCATTACTGCCATGCGGCGCAAGGCGCTCGAGAGCGAGATCGTCATCGTCAATCACCACCTCTTCTTTGCCGATCTCAGCATCAAGCAGCAGGCGGGAAACGCGCCAGACGCAGGCATCCTGCCCGAAGCCGCAGCGGTGATCTTCGATGAGGCACACGAGCTCGAAGAGGTGGCCTCAAACTACTTCGGCATCGGCCTCAGCACCTCGCGCATCGATGAACTTGTTCGCGACACCGAGATGATGCTGCGCGCCAGGCAGGCTTCGACCTCGGCCATCGAAAGCGCCTGCTCTACGCTGCAGAATCGCTCGCGCATGTTCTTCGGCGCGCTGCCAGGTGAAACCAGCGGTGCAGGTCGTATGCCGTTCCTCAACCGTGCCGACTTCCTCGAAGAGAGCGGCGACTACTACACGGCCACGCTCAACGCCCTCACACGGCTTGAAGGTGAACTGGAGCGCGTGAAAAATGTCGAGGAGTCGCAGGGTCTGCGTAAGCGCACAGCAGACATTCGCTCGCACCTCAACTTCCTGCTCGAATCCACCGATCACAACACCGTCTTCTGGATCGAACGCCGCGCTCTCGGCGGAGTACGCAACCTGGCGCGTAGCCACGGTCATGCCCTCAACACGCACCTGCAGGCAACTCCGATTGATGTCTCGGAGCTACTTGCAACGACGCTCTTCGCGAACTACTCCAGCGTCATCCTCACCTCGGCGACGCTCACCGTCTCCGGGGGCTTCGAGCACATTCGCAAGCGGCTGGGGCTGAACCCAGCGCGAGAGTTAATTGTTCCATCGCACTTCCAGTACGAACGACAGGCGCTGCTCTATCTGCCGCCCACGATGCCCGATCCACGCGAGCCTGACTTCACCGATCGCGCCGCCGAACGCATCCGCCGCGTACTTGAGATATCGCAGGGACGTGCTTTCTGCCTCTTCACCAGCTACACACAGATGCGCACCATCTACGAGCGCATGTGCCAGGAGCTGCCGTATCCATTGCTGCTGCACGGCACAGCTCCGCGCCACGTTCTCGTTCAACAGTTCCGCGAGACGCCGAATGCTGTGCTCTTCGGCACATCCAGCTTTTGGCAGGGAGTCGACGTGCAAGGCGAGCAGCTAAGCTGCGTCATCATCGACCGCCTCCCTTTCGCCGTCCCCACTGATCCCATCGTCGAAGCACGTATGCGAGCCATCGAAGAGAATGGCGGCAAGCCTTTCTTCGACTATCAGGTACCGAATGCTGTAATCACGCTGAAACAGGGCTTTGGACGCCTCATTCGCTCGCTTGGAGATCGCGGCGTGTTGATGCTGCTCGATCCTCGTGTGCGCCGTCAGCGATATGGACGCATCTTCCTCGACAGTCTTCCGCCATATCGCCTGACTGAAGAGATCACCGATGTGGAAGCTTTCTTCCGCCCGGACGCCATAAAATAG
- the queD gene encoding 6-carboxytetrahydropterin synthase QueD, with the protein MFEVTVEAGFSSGHYLRNYRGKCENPHGHNYKVYVTLIGEELDEAGLLLDFKLLKQVMRPVVDYLDHQMINDLEPFTTVNPSAENLAKYFFTETAKQLRDMTAGRVRIKDCTLYETDTSFARYYE; encoded by the coding sequence ATGTTTGAAGTCACCGTAGAAGCCGGGTTCTCTTCCGGCCACTACCTTCGCAACTATCGCGGCAAGTGCGAGAACCCGCACGGCCACAATTACAAGGTCTACGTCACGCTGATCGGCGAGGAGCTTGACGAGGCTGGCCTTCTGCTCGATTTCAAGCTGCTCAAACAGGTGATGCGTCCTGTGGTTGACTACCTGGACCATCAGATGATCAACGACCTCGAACCCTTCACGACGGTCAATCCTTCTGCGGAAAATCTCGCCAAATACTTCTTCACGGAAACCGCGAAGCAGCTTCGCGATATGACAGCAGGGCGCGTCAGGATCAAGGACTGCACGCTGTACGAGACCGATACAAGCTTCGCCCGGTATTACGAGTAA
- a CDS encoding purine nucleoside permease, translating to MRLFAASSLLFATTCFFAQTSTTAKPIEIKVVVVNMFEVGADTGDAPGEYQYWVEREHLDTVLPFPQGYHDLRMNHDGVLGVLTGVGTARAAATIMALGQDPRFDLSHAYFVVAGIAGIDPAMGSIGSAVWSDYIVDGDLAHEIDAREIPKDWKTGYVPLGKSTPYEQPRTARFGDDGNVYHLNPSLVDWAFQLTKDIKLEDTPAMAERRQQFEGAAAKRPPFVLRGANLSASTFWHGKLMNQWAHDWVSYQTDGKGTYAVCGMEDTGTLQSLTWLARAGKVDINRVLVLRTASNYDQQRPGKTAAESLAETKIRQYSAYMPSLDAAYRVGHVVVDNLVTNWNKTRDSIPSHE from the coding sequence ATGCGCCTCTTTGCTGCCTCCTCTCTTCTGTTTGCGACTACGTGTTTTTTCGCTCAAACCTCTACTACTGCAAAACCGATTGAGATCAAAGTGGTCGTCGTCAACATGTTTGAGGTTGGCGCCGACACAGGCGACGCTCCCGGCGAATATCAGTACTGGGTGGAGCGCGAGCATCTCGACACGGTGCTGCCGTTTCCTCAGGGCTATCACGATCTGCGCATGAATCATGACGGCGTCCTTGGCGTGCTTACTGGAGTCGGCACGGCGCGCGCTGCAGCAACCATCATGGCTCTTGGACAGGACCCTCGCTTCGACCTGTCGCATGCATATTTCGTCGTCGCCGGTATTGCGGGCATCGATCCAGCAATGGGCTCGATTGGCTCAGCCGTATGGTCCGACTACATCGTCGATGGCGACCTAGCGCACGAAATCGATGCCCGCGAGATTCCCAAGGACTGGAAGACGGGATACGTTCCGCTTGGCAAGTCGACACCCTACGAGCAGCCACGCACAGCACGCTTTGGTGATGACGGCAACGTCTACCACCTCAATCCCTCGCTCGTCGATTGGGCGTTCCAGCTCACAAAAGACATCAAGCTTGAGGACACGCCTGCCATGGCGGAGCGGCGACAGCAGTTTGAGGGCGCGGCGGCAAAGCGGCCTCCGTTTGTACTGCGTGGAGCGAATCTCTCGGCCTCAACCTTCTGGCACGGCAAGCTGATGAACCAGTGGGCGCACGACTGGGTCAGCTATCAGACAGACGGCAAGGGCACCTACGCTGTATGTGGCATGGAGGACACTGGCACTCTGCAATCGCTTACCTGGCTTGCGCGAGCAGGAAAAGTCGATATTAACCGAGTGCTGGTTCTGCGCACGGCATCGAACTATGATCAGCAGCGGCCAGGCAAGACCGCGGCTGAAAGCCTTGCCGAAACGAAGATTCGGCAGTACAGCGCTTACATGCCTTCGTTAGACGCAGCCTATCGCGTCGGACATGTTGTCGTGGACAACCTCGTCACCAACTGGAATAAGACGAGGGACTCGATCCCCTCACATGAGTAG